The Dreissena polymorpha isolate Duluth1 chromosome 9, UMN_Dpol_1.0, whole genome shotgun sequence genome contains the following window.
agttatatattttttctccACGTTGGAATTAAGCTTCAAGGTTAAAATCGTATTATATTTACGGTGATAAGAAAAATTCAGCAGAATAAAAAATACCCGCGTAAAGATGACAATATTACAGattatatgaaatgttaacattatattaactaaataaacaaaaagaaaatttcAATCTAAAGATGGGAACCGTAAACTCTACACTGGCAGCTGGTCCCTGGGACGGATTCAAAACGGTGTGGGCTTCGTTTGAGTTTAACCCACAATGCAATAGCTCACGAGGATGCACGCATGTTTTCAAGGTGAGCAATATATTGAACATAgactatatataaatgtatgttgGATACAAATTTGTGTTATAAATAGGCGGCGGAATGGATTATATATTTGATGAGGCATATATTcttcattataaaaatataacaaactaCCAGAGACGTATCTACGTCTGTGACACTACCAATGGGCCATTCAGACTTACGTGCGTATTCTTAAAGCTGTGACTACAACAggttttattcaaaataatcaGCAAAAAACGTCATCGATTATTTTCAATATTCGCCATAGTTTCGAGTgtcctttgattaaaatatttcctttttcgGAATCTATGACAATAGTTTAGAAATATATCATTTCGCCTTTTTATGAACAAGACTCTTAAATAAATAGAGTTGTTAAAAATATCGTTAGTATGCCGTTGAAAATTGCGAAATatccaaatgaaaataaaacatgaggATTCGAGATATTATCATTTCGGATCAAATtctaatattctaatttaaattaaacttcaCTCTATAGTGTGGCCGTGGAACGCTTGTCAATgtctgtgttcttggccaaatatTCGATCTATACTGCAGTCATATATTCAGTTATGTAGCATGcatcgtgaaattttggcaccgatttcagacgtattcaatgattcaTTCTTTAATCTCAAGATATAGACACAagctgcaagaaaaactgtatttACGCACTAAagactttttcaaagataattcaATAACTTGATATGTTTGCAACAAAAGTTTTTaaaggtgtgtttacattctttccGACCCTGAaaatccctgaaaaccccgtttaTCCTCCACCCTTGTACTATTATGAAACAGAAATACTTCAGATACAATTAGACGCAGCTAGAAAAGTAACAGGTCTGCCtcatattcaaaattaaattaaacttcacTCTATAATGTGACCGGGGAGCGCCTGCCAACGtcaaaagtaaaacaattttatgtgtAGAAGTCATAATTACATTAACGTTATAAAGATTATATATCTTATTTGAAATGCCATATTAAGATCCTATCATTTGATAATCACCGGATTAAACTGATCATTCTGTGTATTTCCTAATAGCGGACTTAGTTATGTAATCTTTAACTCAATATATAACTCTTTCGTAAAGACATTCGTCTTAAGGTATTAATAAAACAACTCCAGCTTGTCGAAAGTGATTATGGGTTTCCCATATTCTATATTTGCGTAACAAATAAAACTTCTTCCTAGACAAAATGCAAAGTACTGGCTTTAATAATAGCttttatttgttatcacaaacgaTGCGCATCATTTGTGTCTAACGAGATAATCTGACTACTACactactttaaccctttgcatgctgggaaatgtgtcgtctgctaaaatgctgtctgctaaatttcaaaaattagcattttcttcgattttttcaaagaatactatcagaatagcaaacaatttggatcctgatgagacgccacgttttgtggcgtctcatctggatccaaactgtttgcacaggccttcaaaaatcggttcccgcactgaaagggttaaatcagaGGTTGTTTAACACGTACGCACTTCGAACGTCTATTGATATTTGaaactatatttaaaaaatcataataacggcgatataattataaacataacatTATGGAGCATTAAACCTAAATATCCTTACACAGGGTGTAGTATACCACGAACGGAACTACTTTACAAAGTCAGACGTGGTGATCAAGAAACAACACAGGATTGCAAAACTTGGTGACTGGAAGCTTTATATATACAGATGCACGACAGGACAACGTTTGGCATCCAAGTTCATACGGCATTTACAAAACAACCACAACATTAGCCAATACAAGGTTCGTTATTTGTGAGCcttctttatttttaaaaattaatacaatGATAGAAATGTAAAACAAGAATACATATTTCATtccatgtaaaaaaaaactttataaataaaaaattgttataGTATAACTACATTTACATTATGTTCTGACTTGCTATGCAcctttgtttttgattttatagGTACGTTTTGTCAAGCCTATCGAAGCAATTATCGACGAATGGTCATCTTTTACAGCCATTGTAGCTCGTTTTCTAAAATTCAAACTGGGTAAAGACGAAGCGTTACTTATCGAGGAACGTCTGCGTGGGAAGTTTGTCACTTTCGTTACAGACTGTGGCTCAGGAATCAATCGAGAGATCGCAGTTCTAGCAGCGTTCGCACATTTTACCTACCATGAATCAGGTGGGGAATTAGTGGTGTGTAACTTGCAAGGAGTCGAGGATCAATGTGTGTTCACACTTACCAATCCGGTCATTCATTCAAAAGACGGTAACTATGGCGACACTGACCGAGGAGCAGACGGGATTGATGAGTTCTTTCAACATCACGTGTGTACCGTCTTGTGCAGTAACTTATCGAGACCATCAGGTGACTATACAGAACTCATTTCAAATCAAGAACTGCCGCCTCCGTACGAAGAGCTTTTTCCTGATGGTCCTCCGCCAGTTCCTTGAAGCAAACTGTCCATTACTTCTGAAGAATGCAAGATACCTGCGCATTGTATGAAGAGAGTTGCTCGTAAACAGAGTCATAAAGGTGAAGGCTAAGGCATGGGTTTATAGTCTGATTATGATATTAGACACAACTCCAACCGACCCTTaacttacccccccccccccgatcgcTGGGATTTAAGACGTCCGTCtacattcggcgcagtatgcagccatggCGCATTAGCTTATTTCCGTCACAAGTACCCATTAAGGctcctgggtggagaggagcaggcGTGGGATCATTTTTCGTGGTGGGTTAGCCGTCTTATAATATGCGCTGTGCATGCATGCCTGACAGACCATGATGTATCCATCTCAGTTGTGAATTGTATCAAAGTGTGCTAAATAGTTACTACTGTGTGACTTATTAACAGTGTGCCGTGATTTGC
Protein-coding sequences here:
- the LOC127844131 gene encoding alpha-protein kinase vwkA-like, whose amino-acid sequence is MGTVNSTLAAGPWDGFKTVWASFEFNPQCNSSRGCTHVFKGVVYHERNYFTKSDVVIKKQHRIAKLGDWKLYIYRCTTGQRLASKFIRHLQNNHNISQYKVRFVKPIEAIIDEWSSFTAIVARFLKFKLGKDEALLIEERLRGKFVTFVTDCGSGINREIAVLAAFAHFTYHESGGELVVCNLQGVEDQCVFTLTNPVIHSKDGNYGDTDRGADGIDEFFQHHVCTVLCSNLSRPSGDYTELISNQELPPPYEELFPDGPPPVP